The Fibrobacter sp. UWR2 region AATTTTTGCCAAGGAATCAAACAACGGACGATGACACAGTTTGATTTACACTACCTTATAAACAATTTTGGGAAAAATTCCCCCATTTTAAACAGTCTAGTGGCTGGATTTTTGAATCATGGTCTTTGAATGAAGAACAAGAATTTAAAAATGTCTTGACTTTCGTTCGACACTGAGAAATTGTCCAATTAGTCTCTCGCTTAGTAGAAAATCGGTTTTGGGGGTGTTTGGCATTCCCCAAGTGTAGATTCGTTGATGCGGATGTATAGTTGATGTAGGAAAATACTTCGTTATTTCTTCCTCATCTTCCCGCCGGCAAAAACCACCAAGAGGGCTCCCGCGGCTACGCCGCCGACTTTCTTTAAGTCACTTCAGAATTGCCGCCGATTTGCCTTGCACTGCTTGCAAAGCTTTTCGGTGTCTTCAGGCTTGTCGCAACCACAATTTTTGCAGGTGTTCCAGAGTTTTTGAGTCATGTGCCTTTCCTCATTCCTCGTATTTTCTGCTTGTGCATCGCCTTGAGCCTTGCCCTGTCGCTGTTAAGGGAGGCGATGTTTCGGGCGGCGCTTTCGATTTCCTGGGTGTTCATTCGTGTCGGCAGGTTCCTGTAGAACTTCTTGAAATCCCTGTCGCGGATTGTGCCTTCGGGGATTCTGTCGCCGAGTTTCGCGTTGTTCCCGAATATCACGAGGTCGATGAACTTGTCCTTGAGTGCCGGGAACTTTTCACGTAAGGCCATGATATGCCCGTAATTCTGGTGGTGCGGATTCTTCATCGAGTACTTCTTTTTGCCCCAGCTCGCGATTACTGTCCATTGTTTGTCGTGGGCGTTGCCGACAATCAGCCCGATGTATGTCTTCTTTTCTACGACGAAGATGCCTTTCTCGGTCACGGCGATGATGTCGATTTGCTGTACGCCATGGCTCCCTTCCACATAGACATCCCTGAAGACTGTGCCCTTGCTGATGGCGCGGATTCTGTTTGCCGTGTGCTTCTCGCCGATGTGCCCGACAATCTGGTTCTGGAAGAACCACATGCAAAAGACAATAGCGGCTAGAATTACTATAAATGTTATCATATAGTAGAATATATACTTTTTGCGTTAGGAATAGTTCGCTCTGTAAAATTTCATTAGGCCCCTTGCGCAAGCGCCAAATGCTAGGCTCGGTCATATCCATGCAAGCATGGCTGCGACACTCGCCTTACGCATTTGTGCCAGTTTTCTGAATATTAGGTACATTAATGCCCGACGCGTTTTTCCGTCTAATGGAAAAATGCGTCTTTTTTTTATTTCGGATTTTCGGAATAAAGGGGACGCCTCTGACATCAATCGGCCGCCAAAGCGGTCAAATGGAGGCAAAATGGCAAAGAAGTCCATCAATATCTTGGACAAGGATTACACCCGCTGGGTAAAGGAACTCTCTACCCGTTACCGCAAGAGCCAAATTAAGGCGGCGGTAAAGGTAAATAGCGAAATACACTTAGTACCGATTTAAAGAAAGCAATCCCTAACGCCGAAGGGCTGTCTCCATCGAATATTCGCTATTCTAAAAGATTTTTCCAGCTATATAGTCCTGTCTTGGAAAATCTTCAGCAAGTTGCTGAAAAATCTCAAAGTCCTTTAGAACGACTTGAATCTACGTTATTCTCTGTTCCGTGGGGGCACCACATGTTGCTCATCGATAAGTGCTCTGACGCACCTCAAAAGGCCTTGTTTTTTGCCCGCCAGACGGTAGAAAATGGCTGGAGCCGCTCTACGCTCTTGAATGCGCTCTCTACCGACCTTTACGAGCGCAAGGGAAAGGCGTGACAACCCGACAATCGGTCTGCTGATTTGCAAGGAAAAGGACAAGGTGCAGGCACAGTACGCTCTGGAATCCAGTACGCAACCTATCAGTATATCTGAATACGAACTGGAGAAGTTCTACCCCGAAAAGGTTGAAGGCACAATGCCTACCATCGAGGAACTTGAACAGAGACTTTCTTCTTTGTGAAAGAATGTATTAAAATGAAGAGGTTAACAATAGGGCTACAATAAAAACCCCTACCTCACAACCTTGACTTTTTTCCCGTTCTTGAGCTGGTGCGTGGTGGCGTCGGGGCGTGTGTTCTTGCGGCCGACGAGCGTGCCGTCGATGCGGT contains the following coding sequences:
- a CDS encoding nuclease-related domain-containing protein, which encodes MITFIVILAAIVFCMWFFQNQIVGHIGEKHTANRIRAISKGTVFRDVYVEGSHGVQQIDIIAVTEKGIFVVEKKTYIGLIVGNAHDKQWTVIASWGKKKYSMKNPHHQNYGHIMALREKFPALKDKFIDLVIFGNNAKLGDRIPEGTIRDRDFKKFYRNLPTRMNTQEIESAARNIASLNSDRARLKAMHKQKIRGMRKGT